ctctgtaattcgtgttcaaattctttcttttgcttgcttcgtctgttaattcttcgtcttaatatcataataattccacatgtgttataaccatcatcattaatatgttttatttgtcataaatccgacttaaatcccgagtaatccaatatttgcgggttttcgtcattaaattcaattccgggttgtagagattcaatttgttcatattgagtttctgggattcgtctttgatatagttttcatctgttcattcacatgttcgtcattaatttgtcattaattcatcatatttagtttgtttcattcaccgatgtcactaattaatcgttcaatcttgtaattaatccgtttgcatccgtctcattcatattttactgtttttatgacctattcatgtgttaagtaacatattaatcactttcatctgagtgaataatttaattgatcattaaaatcgccaattgacattaacggcttgcaattacggcttcacgacCGGGGACCGAATCGAGCCAAGGAAGGACGCAGCGTCTgtctgcgcctattccaaaggacgcaactCGCTACTGTTGCTTTGTTCTGGCCGAGTTTCGTCCCCGAACTCCGTTtcgccttgacatagtttaattagtttacgtattaattcactattaaccgtaatatcacgctaattcctgttcgttaatttatttgattctttctttttattcgttttctcaaattatccatcttaaaggtattttcgacataaatcgcctgttccattgtaatcattgtaattttcattattgtaatttataattattgtatttcttttattgtttgtatgttttcacatgtaaatgagcattaaatcctacttgacccaattgtttgctaattaattgtcaaccgacttagtattaatcttcacatactaggattaaaacttggatgttgcattgcatgcattacaatcgacgatatatcaagtacgaataaactccctaatcattagtagaggccgctatcgaggcgggcgggattaggtgttcgatcaaaagagcttcctaatacgtaccctcaccccttactccagatatctgtgaacatccgtgttcattggcatccacgagagtcattcagGCATAGAATcttaagggtaacgattgcttagtgttcgtatcactactttgtgtcttgacatgacacgaggtattgaacggttccaatttcccataaaaattggtggcgactccatacaaaatgcaaacgcttgtttcgttttcaccaagcgcccccgtggcggCCCCATTGTCACAAGTATTTATTAGGAGATTGGCATGTTAGGAAGTAGGTTACGATAAGGATACCATTAAAATTTCATTAAGTTGAGAGGTATTATAATTACATTAGGATTATGGTTTCATTAAGTTGGGAGGGAGTTATTCAACTTAATGAAACCTTAACCCTAATGGCCAACCTTAATGGTGACCGGCCCTAGCATAGACCCAATCTCCTAATACTCGGTAGTATACTTGTGTTTTTAACTTGCCTCGAGTAGCAACATGGGCCGCACTGTTCGTAGATTATGGGTCGTTTAACACGACTTAAGTCATCTCGGGTTTGAGTTTTGTCGAGGGTCGAGTGCGTTCTGAGTTGGGTCATTTATGATTCGCGTCACTTGAGTCAACAACTGTAACGAGTCTGTTCGAGTTTCGTTCAGTAGTGGGCGAGCTGAGGTATGCGATGTCCAAATGTTTTCAGGTAGAGTTTGGTTCAGTTTGAGTTATTCATGGGTTGGCTTAATTGTAGTGTCGGATTGGTCTGACAATGAATCTCATTTAGTGAGGATGAGTCGAACAATGAATGAAGTTGAGTGAGAGAGTTCAAAATGGGTTATTGTTAAGTTATTTCATTTTAAATTTTGGATATTGGATGAAGATTGATTTGGGATATCGATTAGCCTTCGGGTGATTTCACTCTCGAATTTCAGCTTGACAAGAGGTCTAACACATACTCCGTaaatccatatccatatccatatccatatccatatccatatccatatccgaaTTTGACACATGTACTAAGTGTAGACAACATAGTATCTTATACAGTTCTTGGAAACTTATGTGCAACTAGATAAAGTGGATTTTTCTTGTGCATAGTTATACCAGGGAGGTTCTCCATATCAACATCATCCCTCTTAATCCCACTGGGCAAATCCCAATCAAAAGAGTTCAACAAATTGGCGAGTGTAAGCTCGACATTAGAAAGGCCAAGTTGCAATCCAGGGCATATTCTTCTACCAGCTCCGAAAGGAAGCAACTCAAAATCTTGGCCTTTGACATCAACTGAGCTGCCTATAAACCTCTCTGGTTTAAATGTTTCCGGATCATTCCAAGATTTCGGGTCTCTTCCGATAGCCCAAACATTCACATATACTTGAGTTTTAGGTAAAATGTGAtactctttgattttggtttttcgAATTGATTCATGTGCAACCAGCAATGGGGAAGCAGGGTGCAGTCTGAATGTTTCTTTTACCACTGCCTTGAAATATTCTAGCTTTTGAACATCTTCTTCGTCTACATAATCCTTGCTTCTTGTTTCATTCCTTATCTCTTGTTGAACTTTTTTCATTACATGTGGATTCTTTATTAGTTGTGTCATCCCCCAAACTATCGTTGCTGCACTTGTATCTGTTCCGGCTATAAATATATTCTGCAGAAAATATAGTTTATTTGCCTCTTCTTAGCCAAATTGATGGTTGAATATTTGTTCAAACGCAATgcgtttatatttttattttaaagaaaGAAACGACCCACTGATATAACTTCTCACAGAAATCATATAGAAACAAAGGCAATAACAAACCATGAAAAATTTGTGTGCCACTGTCCTCTTAAATTTTTATTACTTAATTATAGTACAAAGTTTGTTATGAAACTGTCATCATCAAAGTTGCAAGTTCCTAGGGAAAGAACTGCTGGTAAAGTAACTAATGTCATTGTTTTATACTCGTAGTTGAAAACTTGTTATAGACAAAGCATAATAATTCATCTATGGGGTACTATTGTAAAACCAAATTCTCAATATAGACAGTCTTTTGGTCTTTTCAAAAAGACCTCTCACAACCGATTAAAATAAGAGCAAGTCGGAGAGAGTGTTGTGAGAGGTCTTTTTGAAaagaccgtcacaagcaagatTTGCTGATAAATAAAATTGGAGTGGAATTATTACCATTAACAATGCTTTGATGTGGTTCATAGAGAGATCAAATGTGAAGCAATGCTGTTTCTGAAGGTGTAGTAGTACGTCAATGAAATCCTCTTGGTCGAGTTTAGTACGGTTGGGATCAAGATGGTCATTAATAAGTTCTTCATAGAACGTATCCAAGTCCTTGAATATTCTCTCAAGCCTTGAGTATTGTCCACATAACTTATCAAGCCATCCAATTAAAGGGAAATAATCAGAAAAATAGAAGGCCGTGAATGACGCTTGAGCTTCATTTAGAAGGCTATGGAATCTGCTTTTTTGCCCCTCTTCCTCATCGTACCTAATAATGAATACAAACATACAACCATATTATGAAAAGCCTAAGGAGCTAACAACAAAGACCGAAAAATATGACAAAATCTGACTATATAATGGAAATTCCATACCTATTACCAAAGGCCATCCTGCATATATTGGAACAAGAAAAACTCATAACCAATTCATTCAAGTTAACAATTGTCGAAAGGGATGAAATCTTGTTTAACAGCCTTAAAATCTCTTGTTGACGTATAGGCGCAAAAGATTGGACTCTCTTGGTGTTCAAAAGATGAACAACACTTAACTTTTTCATTTCTCTAAAGTAGTCATTATAAGGGCTAATAGCAATGTCTAACCCATCATAACTAAGCTTTCGCGGTCCAAACATAGGTGGTCTAGTACAGAAGTTTAGGTCTTGTGTTTGAAGGACCTCTTTAGCTAACTCGGCCGACTGAACCACAACCACTGGTATGGACCCAAATTGAAGACTTAAGACAGGACCGTATGTCTTGGCTAACTTGGCCAAGCATATGTGAGGTGATATCAAGTCCAAGTGGTGTAAGTTTCCGATAAACGGAAGCTTTTTGGGGCCGGGTGGAGGATTAAATGCCTCATTTTTAAGAAGGTACTTGTATGACAAGGTTGCTACAAGTGAAAGGAGGAAGATGATGAGGAGTAACATGTCTTTGTGGTTaaagcctttttttttttttttttttttttttttttaaatagtgGTTAAAGCTTTGTTGTCCATACGACAAGAGTATATATATGCAGGACACTCTGTCCACTCTATATATAGTCTGTCTACGAGTAATTCATAGTCGGATTTGATTTTGTACTTGAGTATATCGGTAGGACTTCTTTCTAAATATAGATATAGTCATCTAATTCATATCTCTAGACTCTTGTCCGCCCGCATAAGACAATTTGAGGAAGAAAAGAGTGGCTTGAATACATCTTTCTAGGCTCTAATATGCAACAATTCTTGAAAGTAAGAATGAGAGTGAATTGGATTTTGGAGCCACCTTTTTAgaacaaaattctcaaaataacaacaataacaagttTATCACAAGATACCCCTCTGTAACTTTCTGGCCGTGTTTACGGCATGAGATTTGTCTCCTAAATTTCGAGTATGTTAGAACTGTCAACTTTATaaaaagggtttatggtttgatatGAGTGGTCAGCAAGTTATCACATATGTATGAGGTTTATGGTGCGGAGTGTATGCTCATATAATCGGATTATCTATTTCATGGGTTAAAGTGGATAAACTTGTGATAAATGAGATTTATCATGTGCTTAAGGACAACTCTAAGTCCTGATCAGGACTACTATGTCCTGTTATGTCGTGCAGAGAGTTTAAATTGAGTCGGGGTAAGATTATTGCTAGTCTTGAAACAAAACTTTGATAAGTCTTGAGACAAGACTCACTAAAGATTACCAATAATTTTACCTTAATCTTGAGCCTTGGAAATTCAAGACTCAATTTAAGACTTTGGATGATTCTTGACCCCACTATGATTAGAAATTATCCAATTAGTGGATACCATGTGTCATTTCTTTTGTACAACAAAAAAAGTGAGGTGGAAAAGTAGAGAAAGTAGAGTCTGAGGTGGCCTAATGGATAATGTATAAAGTATGGTGGatctaaataataaataaataatccgTATATGTATCCGACGCATGTACAAAGTGTTTTCTTGTGCATAATTTATACCTGGGAGGTTCTCCATATCTAACACATGTACGAAATTGGAAACAACCTCACTATGGAGTCTACTTCTCCCTCCGTAGTCTACAGTGTGAATTAGAGAGGTTGCGGTCTTGCGGACATCTGAACGTCTACATATACGCTCTAACGCTGGAGCCTAGAAGCATTAGGAGGTACTGGTATATTAATGTGAGTGTATATGATTGAAAACTTATTATGAACTAAGCATAATAATTCATCTACCTCTccttccgtcccggtcatttgtttactcgTTTCATTTTAGGatatctcattcatttgtttatctaTCTATATTTGGAAGGTTCATTTTAGTAATTTGATCATCTAATCGCACTATTGTCCACTTGTCATTCATTAACTACCCCCACAAATGGTCCCTTACTCTTTTCCTTGGTTTTTATGCCAAAAGCAAAAGCTaaataaatgaccgggacggaaggagtacttgataaaattgggttgaaattACCATTAACAATGCTTTAATGTGGTTCATAGAGAGATCAAATGTGAAGCAATGCTATTTCTGGAGCTGAAGTAGGACGTCGATGAAATCCTCTTGGTTGAGTTTATTAGTCCGGTTCGGATCAAGATGGTCATCGACAAGTTCTTCATAGAACATATCCAAGTCCTTGAATATTCTCTCAAGCCTTGAGGACTGTCCACATAAATTGTCAATCCATCCAATTAAAGGGAAATAATCCGAAAAATAGAAGGCCGCGAATGACGCTTGAGCCTCATTTAGGAGGGTATGGAATCTGCTTTTACGCCCTTCTTCCTCATCGTACCTAATGAATACAAATATACACCCAACCATATTACGACTTGCCTAAGGAGCTGACAACAAGCACTGAGAAATCTGACAAAATCCCAACAAAGATCACAGATAAAGCAAAGGTAATGCTAAGGTttctatatatatttttttttttgacagcaccAAATAACATAGCTTACAAAAGAGCTTCCTGAGCAAGATTATGAGCTATCTTATTCACTCCCCTAGGACAAAAACTAAGAGAGCAACAGTGAAAACGAGACGCAATAGACTTAATATCCTGGATAATGCAATTAATAGACGCAATCGCCTTCTCCGCTCCAGCAACCTGCATAACTAAGATAAGACAATCTGTGATCAGTCTAACATGAAGAAATCCTTCGTTCAAGGCCCATTTTAGCGCCATGATAGCAGCCTGTCCTTCGGCCTGCAGGGCAGAGGAAGCAAACGAGCGAGCGTGAGCAGAGTTCCTTAAGGTCCCATTATCATCCAACAAGCACCACCCCATGCCAGAACTTCTATCAGCCCTCCAAGCAGCATCACACTTGACAGTGCAAACATTTCCGCACACAGGTCCACCAACAATCCAAGAGGGAAAAGAGTTTCTAATCCTCTTTGCTAATTCAAATTCAGGAGAGAAGTCCAACAAAGGCGCTTGAGAAAAGCTAGCGTCCTTACTGCACGCAACCTCATTCATACAGTGAATGTCACCAAGGATAGAAGTGAGAGCACCCATAGGCCAAGGGCGACGGTTCTTGAAAACCATATCATTCCTACAACACCAAATTCTCCAGAGAGTAGCGATAAGGAGATAGAGGAGGGAGTTAGGATCTGGACCATTTAAAAAATAAGTAACCCAGTTAATGATCCACACCCTAACATCAATATTCACCCCTCCCGTGATTCTAAGTCCTAAAGGGCAGCCAAACCATAAAGCCTTTGCAAATCTACAATCTCTGAAGAGGTGAGAAATATATTCCACACAAGGAGATAAGCCATCGCAAAGAGAACAGGAGGAGCGCCAATTCAAATTTCGTTTGAGGAATTCAGAACCCACGGGAAGGGAATTagccataaatttccataaaaacaCACGTAGTTTGCTAGAAATAGGCAACTTCCAGAGCTTTGATTTTCAAAACGCAACAATGGTTGTAGACATTCTAGAGCGATCAGCAATCGAGGTATACCCCTTAGACAAGGTCATAGCAGCAACATAGTATCCCGACTTGACAGTGAAATCACCATGTTTAGAAAACTTCCAATAGAAAGAGTCATTCGAAGGATAAGACGGGATATAGGTTCCAGGATTTTCTTTGAAACTTCCTCACCCGGATCGAAATTGAGAGAGGAGAGATCCCATCTCCTATGATTATCATGAAGGTCACCAACCAGGAGCGTGAAATCAGTAGGAGCATCAATAAGATCTCCGCAAAGATCCTGAAGACTATACCCCTCTATCCATTTACTCTTCCAAGCATTAAGACGAGAAGACGAGCCAATAGTCCAAACAATATTGTTGTAGATAAGATCGGAACCCCATACAAGACTTTTAAGAGCCCATGACGACGCCTGTGGGGCCTTCCAACGATTCTGGAATAAAATATCATCTTGAGTACCCAGCTTAGGACCAATAACTTTACTAATTAGGCTTCCCGGAACATTTAAAATTCTCCAAGCAGACTTTGCAAGAAGGGCTTGGTTAAAACATCCAATGTTGCGAAGACCAAGACCCCCTTCTCCCACAGGCCTACTAAGGAAGTCTTTACTACACCAATGAATAGACTTATTAGTTCTAGTTCCACTCCACCAAAAATGCACCATCAAAGACTGAAGTTTTGATGTTACACTTACCGGTATTCGAAATACCGATAGAGAGAAGAGAGATAGTGAAGAAAGAACAGAACGAATAAGAGTCAATTTCCCAGCCGAAGAGAGAAGAATATTATTCCAGGACGAAAGCCTTCGCTTAGTTTTGTCTATAAGGAATTTAAAAAAATCCCTCTTAGAAGACCCAATCCTCGTTGGTAAGCCAAGATAGTTGCCAAGATCATTCTTAGGATCAAATTTATACTCAGTCAAGCACTTCTTTACCGTCAAAAGAGAGCAGTTTGGACTGAAAAGAATAGAAGACTTATCTTTATTAAGGCGTTGCCCAGAGGCGACACAATATTCGTCGATAATATTCATAAGAAAGTCCAAATCCCCATAGTCACCACGAATAAAGAAGAGTGAATCATCCGCAAACAAAAGATGGGAGATTTCTGGTCCTTTCTTACATATTTTGATACCCTTAATGAGGTTGCCATCCTGGGCGTAGATCAGCATTTGAGATAGGACTTATGTGCAAAGCGCgaaaatataaggagataatGGATCACCTTGCCTAATCCCACAACAAGGCTTAACTTTTTCCATAGGTGCACCATTAAGCAGAATTTCATAAGTAACATATTCAATAGAGCTCATAATAAGATGGATCATAGAATCCGGCAAATTTAAGTAAGAGAGCACCCCTCTTATGAAATTCCAGTTGAGTCGATCATAGGCTTTACTCATATCTGCTTTTAATGCCATCATACTCTTCTTACCGTTGCTCCGGTGATTGATAACATGGAGAACTTCTTGGGCAATGACAATATTATCTGCAATACTTCTATTGGGACAAAAGCACTTTGAAATGGACTAATAAGATCATCCATAACCCCTTTTAATCTATTAGCAATACACTTTGTAGCCACTTTCATAATAACATTACAGAGGCTGATCGGCCGAAAATCTCCAACTCTCTCGGGGCAATCATTTTTCGGAATAAGGACAATAAAGGTTTTATTAAAATCATTAAGCACGTTACCCGAATTGAGAATATTGAGAGCACCATTAATAACATCACTCTTAACAATAGACCAATACTTCTGGTAGAACGCCACTGGTATACCGTCAGGACCTGGTGATTTTAAAGGTCCCAGTTGGAAAACAGCCTGGCGTACTTCTTTTTTCGAATATACACGGCCCAACTTAGCTCTCTCCTCCATGCCCACTTTTCGCTTAAGATTATCAAATAAGTAACCGTAGTTATTTAGGTAATCTTCAAAGAACTCAGGCTCAGCTTCAGAATTAAAGATAGTGGAGAAGTGTGTGTGAAACAAACCACCAATCTCCTTCATATCAAACGTCCATTCATTAGTCTCCTTCTTAATACCCAAGATAAGATTAGCACCGGAACGTCCTTTAACCCAATTGAAAACATATTTGATGCACGTGTCACCCTCACAATTCCATTTCAGTTTGGCGCGTTGACGCCAATAAGTGCCG
This sequence is a window from Silene latifolia isolate original U9 population chromosome 8, ASM4854445v1, whole genome shotgun sequence. Protein-coding genes within it:
- the LOC141596996 gene encoding cytochrome P450 83B1-like, giving the protein MLLLIIFLLSLVATLSYKYLLKNEAFNPPPGPKKLPFIGNLHHLDLISPHICLAKLAKTYGPVLSLQFGSIPVVVVQSAELAKEVLQTQDLNFCTRPPMFGPRKLSYDGLDIAISPYNDYFREMKKLSVVHLLNTKRVQSFAPIRQQEILRLLNKISSLSTIVNLNELVMSFSCSNICRMAFGNRYDEEEGQKSRFHSLLNEAQASFTAFYFSDYFPLIGWLDKLCGQYSRLERIFKDLDTFYEELINDHLDPNRTKLDQEDFIDVLLHLQKQHCFTFDLSMNHIKALLMNIFIAGTDTSAATIVWGMTQLIKNPHVMKKVQQEIRNETRSKDYVDEEDVQKLEYFKAVVKETFRLHPASPLLVAHESIRKTKIKEYHILPKTQVYVNVWAIGRDPKSWNDPETFKPERFIGSSVDVKGQDFELLPFGAGRRICPGLQLGLSNVELTLANLLNSFDWDLPSGIKRDDVDMENLPGITMHKKNPLYLVAHKFPRTV